In the genome of Bradyrhizobium sp. CB3481, the window CTCGACAAGGCCGTGGCGGCCAAGGGCGAGAAGCTGGCGTGGCGCACCTCGATCGTCGACCTGATGAAGGCGCTCGACATCGATTCGAGCCTCGGCGCGCGCAAGGAGCTGGCGAAGGAGCTCGGCTATACCGGCGACACCAACGATTCCGCGAGCATGAACATCTGGCTGCACAAGCAGGTCATGGCCAAGCTCGCCGCCAATGGCGGCAAGCTGCCGCCCGATATCAAGCACTGACGCTTGCCTCGCATGCGAAGGCCCGCAGCGATGCGGGCCTTTTTCTTTGCGATTGCAATGCAGCAACCTGCAAACGGTATCCACTTCGCGGGAAAAACGCTGTAGATACGCGAGTTGACAAGAAGACTCAGAGAATAAGGAGGACACCAATGAGCAATCTCGATCGCAGGACCGTTCTGGCCACCGGCGCGCTGGCGCTGGCCGGTACGGCCGTACAAGGCGAAATGGCCGCGGCGCAGGCCGGGCCGAAATCGATTTTTCCGGTTGGCACGACGACGATTCCGATCGTCGGTGAGACCGACGTGTTTCCGGTGCGGCGCATCTATTGCATCGGCCGCAACTACGCCGCGCATGCGCGGGAAATGGGATCTGATCCGAATCGCGAGCCGCCGTTCTTCTTTCAGAAGCCGACCGATGCGATTCAGAACGTCGCGATCGGCACCGTCGCCGATCACCCGTATCCATCGCTTACCAAAAACTATCATTACGAGGTGGAGCTGGTGGCGGCGCTGAAATCGGGCGGCACCAATATCCCGCCGGAGCAGGCGCTCGGCCATGTTTACGGCTATGCGCTCGGCCTCGACATGACGCGGCGCGATCTGCAGCGGGCGATGGGCGATGAGAAGAAGCCATGGGAGATCGGCAAGAGCTTTGACCGCGCCGCCGTGCTCGGGCCGATTCATCCCGCAGCCAAGACCGGACATTTCACCAAGGGCGCGATCTCGCTGGCGGTGAACGGCACGGTCAAGCAGAACTCCAACCTGCAGAACATGATCTGGAGCGTGGCCGAGCAGATTTCGAAATTGTCGGAAGCCTTCGAGCTCAAGGCGGGCGACATCATCTATTCGGGAACGCCGGAGAATGTCGGTCCGGTCGTGAAGGGCGACGTGATCCTGTGCAAGATCGAGGGCCTGCCGGATATGTCGATCCGGATCGTTTGAACCGGCCCACCCACCGTTGTCGTCCCCGCTAAAGCGGGGGTCCATAAGCACGGAGGGTCCTAATAGGCGGGACGCGCGCCGGATCCTGTCTTACATCGCGTGCAACAATTAGCGAGGCGGCGTATGGGTCCCTGCGTTCGCAAGGACGACAGCGAGCTTGTAGGGAATGCGCGCCCTCACGCCGTCAGATCGGCAAACTCCGGATTCCGGCGCAGATAGTCCACGACGAACCCGCAGCCGGCGATGACCTTGCGTCCGTCGGCGCGGATCAGCTCGAGCGCTCCCTTGATCAATTCGGAAGCGATGCCGCGGCCGCGCAGCGCGCGGGGTGTCTCGGTGTGGGTGATGATCACTGCCGATGGTGTCACGCGATAATTCGCAAACGCGACAGTGCCCTCGACATCGAGTTCGAAGCGGTTTTGAGCCTTGTTGTCGCGGACGGCGGCCATGCGGCGATTCCCGGATGAATAGCCCTTTCATTTAGGGACATGAACCCGCCGATGCAAACCGGCGACGAATGGGAAACAAATCGCCGGGGATCGACCATGGGTGGCTTGACTTGCCTGACCGCCATATTGCTGGGCACCGTAGCCGTGTCCGCGCAACCGCCTGCGGCATTGGCCCAAAGTGACCAGAGCTGGCAAAGCTGTATCAGCGTGACCACGCCGCCGGACGACAAGGTAGCCGCCTGCGGTGCCGTCATCGATGCCAAACCCGACAACAGCGCCCGGCTCGCCACCGCCTATTGCTTCCGCGGTCATGGCCTGATCGAGAAGCGCCAGCTCGATGCTGCGTTGTCCGATCTCAACGAGTCGATCCGTCTCGATCCCACCTCGGCCTGCGCGTTCACCAATCGCGGCCGCGCCTATGGCTTCAAGGGCGATCTCGATCGTGCGATCGCCGACTATGACGAGGCGATCCGGCTCGATCCGTCCTTTGCGCTGGCCTACAACAATCGCGGCGATGCCTGGCGGGGCAAGGGCGATCTCGATCGCGCCATTGCCGATTTCAGTGCCGCCATCAAGCACAATCCATCGCTCGCCATCGCCTATGGCAACCGTGGTTACGCCTATCACCGCAAGCGTGACATGGCACGGGCTATCGCCGATTACACGATGCAGATCAAACTGAAGCCGGACGTGCTCGCCTATATCAACCGCGGCAATGTCTATCGCGAGCTCGAGCAGCTTGACCGCGCTGCAGCGGACTATGGCGAAGTGATCCGGCTCGCACCATCGGATGCGCGAGGCTACCGCAACCGCGGGCTTATCCGCTTCTATCGGGACGACATCAAGGGCGGCCTTGCCGATTACGACAAGGCCCTGCAGTACGATCCGGCCGATGCCTATTCGTGGAACAACCGCGGCCTGGGCAGGATGCAGGCCGGCGACAAAGTGGGCGCGATTGCCGATTTCCGCAAAGCGCTGGAACTCAGTCCGGGCCTGAACACCGCGCGTGACGCCTTGCAGCGGCTTGGTGCGATGCAATAAGACCCCACGCGGCTTTTTTCTACCCCACGATGCCTTTCGGCGGGCCTTGCAACGCGATGCAGGGTTCCTACGTCTTTGGAATGACATACGCCGCCGAGGCGGCCGGGCTCGATATCGGAAATGCTGTGATCGCGGCCGCCGACGTATGCCTCTTTTTTCAAGGGGAGGTCTACAATGTCCGGCTTTAATTTCTTCAGCAAACATCGCACATGGGAAGACTGGTTCGGCATGCTGCTTGGCGTGTTGATCGTTGTATCGCCGTGGTTTCCCTTCTCCAGTCACGATGTCATGGATTCCGAGCGCAGCACCATGATCCTCAACACGTTCGTGGTCGGCATGCTGGTGTTCGGCCTGGCCCAGCTCGAATATGTCGCATTGCAGCGCTGGGAGGAGGTGGGGGAGGTCGCGCTCGGCCTCTGGCTGATGGCCTCGCCATTCGTCCTGGGTTACGCCGGCGACGAGATGCTTCGGGCCTGGCACATCGCCCTCGGCGCAATCGTCGCCCTGCTGGGGGCGCTTCAGCTCTGGCAGGACTGGCGCCTGAGCGATCAGGATCTGGCCGACCATCCGCAGTAGTTTCGCCTGTCCCGCCGGCCACGCACCGCGACCGGCGGACGCCGATGCCTGGTACTTGCGATGCCTAGTACTTGAATGAATCGACGAGCAGGGCGCGGACCGACCATGGGCTGCCGTCGACGGCACCCTTGATGTCGTCGATCTTCCATTGGCCGCCTTCGAGGACGAAATCGTAGCGGATGGTCTTGTCGGCCGCGTTGGCACGCGCATCGCGCTGGCGAGCCTCGATGGTGACGGCCATGGTAGCTTTGTCGGCCGCCTGCTTCTCGGCAGCGATCTTGTACGATTTGACGTCGGGATCCTGCGAGTTCGTGACGGGATCGAAGCCGACCGGCCCGCCATCACCCTTGCGCGTGCGGGCGTCCGCCTTGTTCCAGAGTGTGGCCAGCGCGTGCGACAGATATTTCGCCCGCGCCGCCTTG includes:
- a CDS encoding DUF3597 domain-containing protein, coding for MSIFGKIMSAIFGSKADAAPAGGGTAAGGGASGAAAAAPAAATVDVAPILDKAVAAKGEKLAWRTSIVDLMKALDIDSSLGARKELAKELGYTGDTNDSASMNIWLHKQVMAKLAANGGKLPPDIKH
- a CDS encoding fumarylacetoacetate hydrolase family protein, whose translation is MSNLDRRTVLATGALALAGTAVQGEMAAAQAGPKSIFPVGTTTIPIVGETDVFPVRRIYCIGRNYAAHAREMGSDPNREPPFFFQKPTDAIQNVAIGTVADHPYPSLTKNYHYEVELVAALKSGGTNIPPEQALGHVYGYALGLDMTRRDLQRAMGDEKKPWEIGKSFDRAAVLGPIHPAAKTGHFTKGAISLAVNGTVKQNSNLQNMIWSVAEQISKLSEAFELKAGDIIYSGTPENVGPVVKGDVILCKIEGLPDMSIRIV
- a CDS encoding GNAT family N-acetyltransferase — translated: MAAVRDNKAQNRFELDVEGTVAFANYRVTPSAVIITHTETPRALRGRGIASELIKGALELIRADGRKVIAGCGFVVDYLRRNPEFADLTA
- a CDS encoding tetratricopeptide repeat protein; amino-acid sequence: MGGLTCLTAILLGTVAVSAQPPAALAQSDQSWQSCISVTTPPDDKVAACGAVIDAKPDNSARLATAYCFRGHGLIEKRQLDAALSDLNESIRLDPTSACAFTNRGRAYGFKGDLDRAIADYDEAIRLDPSFALAYNNRGDAWRGKGDLDRAIADFSAAIKHNPSLAIAYGNRGYAYHRKRDMARAIADYTMQIKLKPDVLAYINRGNVYRELEQLDRAAADYGEVIRLAPSDARGYRNRGLIRFYRDDIKGGLADYDKALQYDPADAYSWNNRGLGRMQAGDKVGAIADFRKALELSPGLNTARDALQRLGAMQ
- a CDS encoding SPW repeat protein — protein: MSGFNFFSKHRTWEDWFGMLLGVLIVVSPWFPFSSHDVMDSERSTMILNTFVVGMLVFGLAQLEYVALQRWEEVGEVALGLWLMASPFVLGYAGDEMLRAWHIALGAIVALLGALQLWQDWRLSDQDLADHPQ
- a CDS encoding DUF3828 domain-containing protein; this encodes MIARRKLILSGAAVVLAAILPRHAGAADDPTAILTAIYTRVIKGKGDGGGTFVIENKAARAKYLSHALATLWNKADARTRKGDGGPVGFDPVTNSQDPDVKSYKIAAEKQAADKATMAVTIEARQRDARANAADKTIRYDFVLEGGQWKIDDIKGAVDGSPWSVRALLVDSFKY